In the Palaeococcus pacificus DY20341 genome, one interval contains:
- a CDS encoding BatD family protein translates to MKEKFLLMILFLVVISQSVYADSTISGWILVPDSVKLGDYSIEINDISITKGEVFAIFEGKGMHREYVIPVGKEIKADNISLTYWKLISGERTYILTTIHFPYLLEGQSISFGEYQILLFSTNENKTSLRVYGKEESKDLTVKSGESIKFENLEISAVSRPEIFNGFLIKDEEYRIGDWKLKFIDYNVTNENGTLIERAKIEINGNTFELKKGQTVEADGGILTIDDFIGEKYLKVHFVIKGAYLHINVLPDYHISLSVGKTTKLGPYLVNVENVFGNEAYISILNPCGKPINSALLVPNTIGAGLYYNGLVIGVLNISSGEERKVELIGFLNEKDVPKLEEYALLNITLLAPKNVNQYERFTSYIYLKNDGKVDLNFLQITPVLSQDFEIVGTYPTFLEELKVGETQKIPIELKALKGGSLYLGQIKVSAYAQFELACKGFEKIEFTSNEDWINVNEYKPKYVTVINTADGKVGDKIKVNVTVRSFSNFDVPFTLSVALPKEFAIYTTDFTKINGNILYVTDTLSTNSSKTYTFTMIPNKVGEFTIETSLESKGNFFKNHTTFKVYPNNPSTNSPSSTATPTSNSSKISTTTITQTMEKTTTVSKIVVQNTTVVPLKSKLLFSGGGFVSGVAFILLLAYIAAKLEERREKS, encoded by the coding sequence ATGAAAGAAAAATTTTTATTAATGATTTTGTTTCTTGTAGTTATTTCTCAATCGGTCTACGCTGATTCCACGATTTCCGGATGGATTTTAGTTCCAGATAGCGTTAAACTTGGAGACTATTCAATAGAGATTAATGATATCTCTATCACAAAGGGAGAAGTATTTGCAATTTTTGAAGGCAAAGGAATGCATAGGGAATATGTAATACCCGTGGGAAAGGAGATAAAAGCAGATAACATTAGTTTAACGTACTGGAAACTGATAAGTGGAGAACGTACCTATATATTAACTACTATTCATTTTCCATATCTCCTTGAGGGGCAGTCTATAAGTTTTGGTGAATATCAGATACTACTATTTTCAACTAATGAAAACAAAACTTCACTTAGAGTTTATGGAAAAGAAGAGAGTAAAGATTTAACAGTAAAAAGTGGTGAAAGCATCAAATTTGAAAATCTTGAGATTTCTGCAGTTTCAAGACCCGAAATTTTCAACGGATTTCTTATTAAAGATGAAGAATATAGAATAGGGGACTGGAAGTTGAAGTTTATTGATTACAACGTAACAAATGAGAACGGCACCTTAATAGAGAGGGCAAAAATCGAAATAAATGGTAATACTTTTGAACTGAAAAAAGGCCAAACTGTGGAAGCTGATGGAGGCATTCTTACAATTGATGACTTTATTGGTGAAAAATACTTAAAGGTGCATTTTGTGATTAAAGGAGCGTATCTACACATCAATGTGCTTCCAGATTATCATATAAGCCTAAGTGTGGGTAAAACTACAAAACTTGGCCCATATCTTGTTAACGTGGAGAATGTGTTTGGAAATGAGGCTTACATTTCGATACTCAATCCTTGTGGAAAACCTATCAACAGTGCTTTACTAGTCCCTAACACTATTGGAGCAGGTCTCTATTATAATGGCTTGGTAATTGGAGTGCTAAATATCTCTTCAGGCGAAGAAAGAAAAGTAGAACTGATAGGGTTCCTAAATGAAAAAGATGTGCCTAAATTGGAAGAATATGCATTGTTAAACATCACTCTTTTGGCACCAAAGAATGTTAATCAATACGAGCGCTTCACATCTTACATTTACTTAAAAAATGATGGTAAGGTTGACTTAAATTTCCTTCAAATAACTCCTGTTCTTTCCCAGGATTTTGAGATAGTAGGAACTTATCCAACTTTCTTAGAGGAACTTAAAGTAGGGGAGACTCAAAAAATTCCCATAGAGCTAAAAGCTTTGAAAGGAGGCTCACTTTACCTTGGACAGATAAAAGTTAGCGCTTATGCCCAATTCGAGCTGGCATGCAAAGGATTCGAGAAAATTGAATTTACGTCAAATGAGGATTGGATAAATGTGAATGAGTATAAGCCTAAGTATGTCACCGTAATCAATACAGCTGATGGAAAAGTAGGGGATAAAATAAAAGTCAATGTGACAGTTAGAAGCTTTTCGAACTTTGATGTTCCATTCACTTTATCCGTTGCTTTACCCAAAGAATTTGCTATCTATACCACAGACTTTACAAAAATTAACGGGAATATTCTTTATGTTACCGATACTTTATCCACGAATTCGTCAAAGACCTATACATTCACAATGATTCCTAATAAAGTTGGGGAGTTTACAATAGAGACTTCCTTGGAGTCTAAGGGGAACTTCTTTAAAAATCACACTACATTTAAAGTTTATCCCAACAATCCATCGACAAACTCTCCATCTAGTACAGCCACGCCTACATCTAATTCCTCTAAAATTTCAACTACTACAATTACGCAGACGATGGAAAAAACTACAACTGTGTCAAAAATAGTTGTTCAAAATACTACCGTTGTTCCATTGAAATCGAAGCTTTTATTTAGTGGAGGAGGCTTTGTAAGTGGTGTAGCATTTATACTCTTACTAGCTTACATTGCTGCCAAACTAGAAGAACGGAGGGAGAAGTCATGA
- a CDS encoding CheF family chemotaxis protein, with amino-acid sequence MKLRAKATILSSWKSTTHQWRDVIAELNKTGIILNYVKRGEVIKKEMYGFSNLVDVGMNIPDEVKLNPTRDHFGLKFRIRSGEIYLLLTLGENPLIFDIKEFENFIDSIFMAILDGKKAMLQFARSKGGAINMDSKWDEAMIRIVSAGGKRDAFIVQGKKVISLFRDLEDMEIEEVELGEKTVKALKLTHNYKSESVTSYLYIPSRKLTLFLIRYILLHGPESRELMEKIADEFGEIKRDIEEELQRELKELMKISPEKQQILLALYSGINPLEIHQFLGIREEDVERIYDEMIDEGLLKIVMIRKIVDLTMDGRKIVNKLIKLGNMEM; translated from the coding sequence ATGAAGTTAAGGGCTAAAGCAACTATATTAAGTTCTTGGAAGTCAACTACTCATCAATGGAGGGATGTAATAGCAGAGCTAAACAAAACGGGCATTATTTTGAACTATGTTAAAAGAGGAGAGGTTATCAAAAAGGAGATGTACGGTTTTTCTAATCTAGTTGACGTCGGTATGAATATCCCAGATGAAGTTAAACTTAATCCTACACGTGACCATTTTGGATTAAAATTTCGTATAAGGAGTGGGGAAATTTATCTTCTTTTGACATTAGGAGAGAATCCTTTAATTTTTGATATAAAGGAATTTGAAAACTTTATTGACTCCATTTTCATGGCTATTTTGGATGGGAAAAAAGCTATGCTCCAGTTTGCAAGGAGCAAAGGTGGAGCAATTAACATGGACTCCAAATGGGATGAAGCAATGATAAGAATTGTTTCGGCGGGAGGAAAAAGGGATGCATTCATAGTCCAAGGAAAAAAAGTAATATCATTATTTCGCGATTTGGAGGATATGGAAATCGAGGAAGTTGAACTTGGTGAAAAAACTGTAAAGGCTTTAAAATTAACCCATAATTATAAAAGTGAGAGCGTAACTTCTTACCTTTATATTCCAAGTAGAAAACTTACATTGTTTTTAATTAGATACATCCTTCTTCATGGTCCTGAGTCTAGAGAGCTTATGGAAAAGATAGCAGATGAATTTGGAGAAATAAAACGGGATATAGAAGAAGAGCTTCAGAGAGAACTAAAGGAGCTTATGAAGATAAGCCCAGAAAAGCAGCAGATACTTCTTGCTCTTTACTCCGGAATAAATCCTTTGGAGATACATCAATTTTTAGGAATACGCGAAGAGGATGTGGAAAGGATTTATGACGAAATGATAGACGAAGGGCTTCTTAAAATAGTCATGATAAGAAAGATAGTGGATTTGACAATGGATGGCAGAAAAATTGTAAATAAACTGATAAAATTAGGAAATATGGAAATGTAG
- a CDS encoding chemotaxis protein CheW — protein MEVVTFNLGEEEFCLEISHVREIKEMMPITRVPNVPDFIAGVINLRGQITALINLKRKLGLEDEIPLEKKKIIIAEVKDEVVGLIVDSVSDVLTLSEEEIEQTPKTLSSRVDTKFIKGIAKIDDGERLIIILDLNKLFEEDEWAI, from the coding sequence ATGGAGGTAGTAACATTTAACTTAGGAGAAGAGGAGTTCTGCCTAGAGATATCCCACGTTAGAGAAATTAAAGAAATGATGCCAATCACTAGAGTTCCTAACGTCCCAGACTTCATAGCAGGAGTAATAAACTTAAGAGGACAAATAACAGCACTTATAAATCTAAAAAGAAAGTTGGGTCTAGAAGATGAAATTCCTTTAGAAAAAAAGAAGATAATAATCGCAGAAGTTAAGGATGAAGTAGTTGGACTTATCGTGGATTCGGTTTCAGATGTTTTGACGCTCTCAGAGGAAGAAATCGAGCAGACACCTAAAACTTTATCCTCAAGGGTAGATACAAAATTCATAAAAGGCATTGCAAAAATAGATGATGGAGAAAGGCTGATCATAATTCTAGATTTGAACAAGCTTTTTGAGGAAGACGAATGGGCAATATAG
- a CDS encoding methyl-accepting chemotaxis protein, translated as MNLTRKISLVLVGSIIIVILIFAVGTFYTTNSVGNDIKAKLDIEGQKAAKEEALAVTTVITDTFSAFFGKIEGIGNIARYDAENAYLASVTDSQLNQSLMERFKVLANAEPQISSIYFGREKDGLMIIYPAQELPKGYDPRIRPWYKDAVAAGKSIWTEPYKDASTGKWVITYAIPVYQNGELIGVVGIDVFVSTLIDNTNSIKLGNSGYIAIADQNGLVIVHPNEKYVNTLNIYKEESLKPLANAIKNNETGAVVYSFEGVEKLAAFSRIPQTGWVVFSIVPLNELTASYTEIASDMTSNLEKNSFYLIIIALLLGTAITFAGYTLSRSALKPLRDLNDVAMLLSESKFKKSAEELKKLSYKEKDEIGALVEAFNAISKNVVETLDDIIKALERLADGDLSQEVALEAKGELKNAVRSINKTIATLRELIKEITEQSAILEERANSLAQVAMDVTEAVNQVNEAIQQVSMEAQRQQENIDQISKASKLMEDITVKGVNSLKEFELATNEVVNIANEGKKKGEESAMQIQNIQETMRLIESTVNKVSEMSKNIGEITNVITSIAEQTNLLALNAAIEAARAGEAGRGFAVVAQEIRKLAEESKKAADNIKGIIDNMRKDMEDAVSATKNGVQVVDTSVETLKETIEYLSNIAELIQESQKELAKVKESMFKIQEEAKEISSALEDLGTSAEETTASAEEVSSAAEEQTAAMEELKKNAEELKNVVEELRNSVLVFKL; from the coding sequence TTGAATTTGACAAGAAAAATAAGTCTCGTACTTGTTGGGAGTATTATAATAGTAATATTAATATTCGCAGTTGGCACGTTTTATACAACAAATAGCGTGGGCAATGACATAAAAGCAAAGTTGGATATAGAAGGGCAAAAAGCAGCCAAAGAGGAAGCTTTAGCAGTCACAACAGTAATCACAGATACATTTTCAGCATTTTTTGGAAAAATTGAAGGTATAGGAAACATAGCACGGTATGACGCAGAGAATGCTTATCTTGCAAGTGTCACAGATAGCCAACTTAATCAGAGTCTCATGGAAAGGTTTAAAGTCCTAGCTAATGCAGAGCCCCAAATATCAAGCATATACTTTGGTAGAGAAAAAGACGGCCTCATGATTATTTATCCTGCACAGGAGCTGCCCAAAGGATATGACCCCAGAATAAGACCTTGGTATAAAGATGCAGTAGCTGCAGGCAAAAGTATATGGACGGAACCGTATAAAGATGCATCAACTGGTAAATGGGTCATCACATATGCCATTCCAGTTTACCAAAATGGGGAGCTCATAGGAGTTGTGGGAATAGATGTTTTTGTTTCGACTCTAATAGACAATACAAATTCAATAAAACTTGGAAACTCCGGCTACATTGCGATAGCAGATCAAAATGGTCTTGTAATTGTACATCCTAATGAAAAATACGTAAACACACTCAACATATACAAGGAAGAATCCTTAAAACCTTTAGCAAACGCCATTAAAAACAACGAAACAGGAGCAGTCGTTTACTCTTTTGAGGGTGTGGAAAAATTAGCAGCATTTTCAAGGATACCTCAAACAGGATGGGTAGTCTTTTCAATTGTTCCTTTAAATGAGCTGACAGCCAGCTACACTGAAATTGCATCTGATATGACCAGTAATCTAGAGAAAAACTCATTCTATCTAATCATCATTGCATTGCTTTTAGGCACTGCAATTACCTTTGCTGGTTACACCCTAAGCCGTTCAGCGTTAAAACCATTAAGAGATTTAAACGATGTTGCAATGCTTCTATCAGAATCCAAATTCAAAAAATCTGCTGAAGAGCTTAAAAAACTGAGCTATAAAGAAAAAGATGAAATAGGAGCACTTGTAGAGGCATTTAATGCAATATCTAAAAATGTGGTAGAAACTCTAGATGACATTATAAAAGCCCTTGAACGCTTAGCAGATGGAGATTTAAGTCAGGAAGTAGCCCTAGAGGCCAAAGGTGAATTGAAGAATGCTGTTAGGTCAATAAATAAGACCATTGCCACTTTGAGAGAATTAATTAAGGAAATCACAGAACAAAGTGCAATTCTTGAAGAGAGGGCTAATAGTCTGGCCCAGGTGGCTATGGATGTAACAGAGGCTGTAAACCAAGTTAATGAGGCCATACAGCAGGTAAGTATGGAAGCTCAAAGGCAACAAGAGAATATAGACCAAATAAGCAAAGCATCCAAACTCATGGAGGACATTACCGTAAAAGGAGTAAACTCTCTCAAAGAATTCGAATTAGCAACAAATGAAGTCGTTAACATTGCCAATGAAGGTAAAAAGAAAGGAGAAGAGTCTGCCATGCAAATACAAAATATACAAGAAACCATGAGACTCATAGAAAGCACCGTTAATAAAGTAAGTGAAATGTCAAAGAACATAGGCGAGATTACAAATGTCATAACAAGTATTGCAGAACAAACGAATCTATTAGCCTTAAATGCTGCAATTGAAGCCGCTCGTGCCGGTGAAGCAGGTAGAGGGTTCGCAGTAGTAGCACAAGAAATTAGAAAACTAGCCGAAGAAAGTAAGAAAGCAGCGGACAACATAAAGGGAATAATTGACAACATGAGAAAAGACATGGAAGATGCCGTAAGTGCAACTAAGAATGGAGTCCAAGTAGTGGATACCTCAGTTGAAACACTTAAGGAAACTATTGAATACCTCTCAAATATAGCTGAGTTAATCCAAGAATCCCAGAAAGAGCTTGCAAAAGTTAAAGAAAGCATGTTCAAGATCCAAGAAGAAGCGAAGGAGATCTCAAGCGCTTTAGAAGACTTGGGAACCTCCGCAGAAGAAACAACTGCAAGTGCTGAGGAAGTCAGCTCAGCAGCTGAAGAACAAACAGCAGCCATGGAAGAGCTTAAGAAGAACGCTGAAGAGCTTAAGAATGTCGTCGAGGAGCTAAGAAACTCAGTTTTGGTATTTAAGCTCTAA
- a CDS encoding chemotaxis protein CheD, translated as MEIKVGIGSYALGKGEGVISTYGLGSCIGLTLYDPLKKVGGLLHALLPEADSYNGKGNPAKYVDTGLQLLIRDMIKQGASKSRIQAKLFGGSQMFNVSNEKLQIGRRNVEAAKRELKKYRIPLVAEDTGGKGGRTIRLYLETGEVYMRKVNNGKILEMKF; from the coding sequence ATTGAAATTAAAGTTGGTATTGGAAGTTATGCCCTTGGCAAGGGGGAGGGGGTGATAAGCACATATGGATTGGGATCATGTATTGGTCTAACATTATATGACCCATTAAAAAAAGTAGGCGGACTATTACATGCTCTGCTTCCTGAAGCGGACTCATACAATGGCAAAGGCAATCCTGCTAAGTACGTAGATACCGGACTACAACTTCTAATACGAGATATGATAAAGCAAGGTGCTTCAAAAAGCAGAATCCAAGCAAAGCTTTTTGGAGGAAGCCAAATGTTCAATGTCTCAAACGAAAAGCTACAGATAGGACGGAGAAATGTAGAAGCTGCAAAAAGGGAACTAAAAAAATATAGAATTCCTCTCGTAGCAGAAGACACTGGAGGCAAAGGAGGAAGAACAATCCGCCTCTACCTAGAGACGGGAGAAGTTTATATGAGAAAAGTAAACAATGGAAAAATCTTAGAGATGAAATTTTAG
- a CDS encoding chemotaxis protein CheC, whose translation MSEFHKDMVKEGIGIAVAHAATSLSQLFNGAVDMDVPKIEIIDKEEFISHISKLDEGIVVCFDILEGMKGKAILHFPIESALTLSAILMGMSPENMTELDELGESAIMEVGNIMISTYTDILSILLKESVSLSPPNYNKNKEEIMCCINMPRFQKVNKVFLFKTSIYSEEYNIETSFYIIPPLDSIEKLIKSLEGELNSLDEH comes from the coding sequence ATGAGCGAATTCCACAAAGATATGGTGAAAGAAGGTATTGGAATAGCCGTAGCCCATGCAGCAACTTCGTTATCCCAACTTTTTAATGGAGCAGTTGATATGGATGTCCCAAAGATTGAGATAATAGATAAAGAAGAATTTATTTCACATATAAGCAAATTAGATGAAGGAATAGTTGTATGTTTTGACATTCTAGAAGGTATGAAAGGAAAAGCAATACTGCACTTCCCCATAGAGAGTGCTTTAACACTATCAGCAATCCTAATGGGAATGAGCCCGGAAAACATGACAGAGCTTGATGAACTTGGTGAATCCGCAATAATGGAAGTAGGAAATATAATGATATCCACCTATACAGATATTCTTTCTATACTTCTCAAGGAGAGTGTATCTTTGAGTCCCCCTAACTACAACAAAAACAAAGAAGAGATTATGTGCTGCATAAATATGCCTAGATTTCAAAAAGTAAACAAAGTTTTCCTGTTTAAAACCAGCATCTATAGTGAAGAGTACAACATAGAAACATCATTCTACATAATTCCTCCGTTAGATTCGATTGAAAAACTCATTAAAAGCTTGGAAGGAGAGCTGAATAGCCTTGACGAGCATTGA
- a CDS encoding chemotaxis protein CheC, whose amino-acid sequence MDESDGVILSEIEKSALLEIFNIGASHASTALSELLGVETSISVPFLKIVPIENAGEFLGDSVKVAVYMRLESGIEGHMFFVATLRDSLRLYSLVLGESYNELDEMGKSTITEIGNILVSTFANAISEFLNITIEQTPPQLAVDFLPAIVDFALIDTATYSENVILLDTDILIEDSIFKSHLLLFPKFESMKVIMKNLMEGL is encoded by the coding sequence ATGGACGAGTCTGATGGTGTTATATTATCAGAGATTGAAAAAAGTGCTCTGCTTGAAATATTTAACATAGGAGCATCCCATGCATCCACAGCTCTCAGCGAGCTATTAGGTGTAGAAACATCCATTTCAGTGCCATTCCTTAAAATTGTGCCTATAGAAAATGCAGGAGAGTTTCTTGGAGATAGTGTAAAAGTTGCAGTTTATATGAGACTTGAAAGTGGCATTGAAGGACACATGTTTTTTGTAGCCACGCTTAGAGATTCATTGAGATTGTACAGTTTAGTTTTAGGAGAGAGTTATAATGAATTAGACGAAATGGGAAAATCAACTATAACTGAGATAGGGAATATATTAGTATCCACATTTGCCAATGCCATTTCCGAATTTTTAAATATCACGATAGAACAAACTCCTCCACAATTAGCAGTAGACTTCTTACCTGCAATTGTAGATTTTGCTCTGATAGATACAGCTACGTATAGTGAAAATGTAATTTTGTTGGACACTGATATTTTAATAGAAGACTCCATATTTAAGAGCCACCTTCTCTTATTTCCAAAATTCGAGAGCATGAAAGTCATAATGAAAAATCTAATGGAGGGATTATAG